A part of Silvimonas soli genomic DNA contains:
- a CDS encoding helix-turn-helix transcriptional regulator gives MTLETTAHQDHANAGYYSLRQLVTTRGRRVGMLAPVLPFSESTLTRMIDRGDFPKPVFLPGTRIRVWTKGSVHAWLRAQQIKTEIAPAIIDAASQVQGTNVPRMHSRMLADVLGMRHDVLMHDVENNRRDLARLGPVEIETAKRDASLPGRPSRFVQLNERQAFLLLLVSRNQRDAMGLKLGVVAKFFDGPSPEDGPFAFLMRPGVELSPESAAVLFAPQLQAMVGEVVDDGTASRISGIAALARTVAAGTFAEAYNELHDSEKALERARDHLRAVVRTLGRRDNGRGRRPLSMQVEVRP, from the coding sequence ATGACATTAGAAACAACCGCACACCAGGATCACGCAAACGCCGGGTACTACAGTTTGCGGCAGTTGGTCACCACCCGTGGTCGCCGGGTGGGCATGTTGGCACCCGTTCTGCCGTTCTCTGAGTCCACCCTGACCCGGATGATTGATCGGGGGGATTTTCCCAAACCGGTATTCCTGCCGGGCACCCGTATTCGGGTTTGGACCAAGGGTTCGGTTCACGCCTGGTTGCGGGCGCAGCAAATCAAGACCGAGATTGCTCCGGCGATTATTGATGCGGCGAGCCAAGTGCAAGGCACCAATGTACCGCGCATGCACAGCCGCATGCTGGCGGACGTGTTGGGCATGCGCCATGACGTGCTAATGCATGACGTTGAAAACAATCGGCGTGATTTGGCACGCCTGGGCCCGGTCGAAATCGAAACCGCCAAGCGTGACGCGTCGTTGCCGGGTCGTCCTTCCCGCTTTGTGCAGTTGAATGAGCGGCAGGCGTTTTTGCTTCTTCTTGTTTCACGAAACCAGCGGGATGCAATGGGCCTCAAGCTGGGTGTGGTGGCCAAATTCTTTGACGGCCCTTCGCCGGAGGACGGGCCGTTTGCTTTTTTGATGCGGCCCGGTGTTGAACTGTCACCAGAATCGGCGGCGGTTTTATTCGCGCCGCAATTGCAGGCGATGGTGGGGGAGGTCGTGGACGACGGCACGGCGAGCAGAATTTCTGGTATTGCCGCACTGGCCAGAACGGTTGCGGCTGGCACGTTCGCTGAAGCGTACAACGAACTGCATGATTCTGAAAAAGCCCTTGAACGTGCGCGGGACCATTTGCGGGCCGTGGTTCGCACATTGGGGCGCCGGGACAATGGGCGGGGCAGGCGACCTTTGTCGATGCAAGTGGAGGTGCGCCCATGA
- a CDS encoding tyrosine-type recombinase/integrase, with product MPKVVTPLTIARIRAATPDTKDFSLFDGGGLYLLIRTGGAKVWRLKFAKPNGKPGLRSLGNWPDVSLEDARRIREQARAGVPPIGARGQRQSGPSDGETLLEVFDEWFASWSRQVKPKVAIRGYSRMETYVLKFENLGQTPIADIRPRQLVQALRKLEADGKLTVLHAVLGNLRHVFGLALATERVETNIALGLAALFPSHKPESFRAFAPDQLDQLLHAVERSNIPPEGYALLYWQLLTLARPGEAVATRLEHINFEKRLWVIPANRMKKNREHDVPLSDMAIALLRAIWPENQTEGFLFPALIKSRRAVTGHIQVGYVLRWLKIMGLAGQTTSHGFRSLASTTLNESGLWRPDVIEMALAHVQSDRVRAAYNRARYMPERVAMLQWWADHIRRHLAQVPNPTGRIPAFLADRAPLSTRTDRR from the coding sequence ATGCCTAAAGTTGTCACCCCGCTTACCATTGCCCGGATTCGAGCAGCCACGCCGGATACAAAGGATTTTTCACTGTTCGATGGCGGCGGCCTTTATCTCTTGATCCGCACTGGCGGGGCCAAGGTTTGGCGTCTGAAGTTTGCCAAGCCCAACGGTAAGCCGGGCCTGCGCTCCTTGGGAAACTGGCCTGACGTATCACTCGAAGATGCTCGCCGGATTCGTGAGCAGGCGCGCGCTGGTGTCCCGCCCATTGGTGCGCGGGGGCAACGCCAATCCGGACCGTCCGATGGCGAAACGTTATTGGAGGTTTTCGACGAGTGGTTTGCCTCTTGGTCTCGACAAGTCAAGCCGAAGGTGGCGATCCGGGGCTACTCGCGCATGGAGACCTATGTTCTGAAGTTCGAGAACCTCGGCCAAACGCCAATAGCCGATATCCGTCCTCGGCAGCTGGTTCAGGCGTTGCGCAAGCTTGAGGCAGACGGAAAGTTGACGGTCCTGCACGCCGTACTCGGCAACTTGCGGCATGTATTTGGGTTGGCGCTGGCCACGGAACGGGTAGAAACCAATATTGCGCTCGGTCTGGCTGCACTTTTTCCCAGTCATAAACCTGAATCGTTCAGGGCGTTTGCCCCTGACCAGCTGGATCAACTGCTTCATGCGGTCGAGCGGTCGAATATTCCACCGGAAGGCTATGCGCTGCTTTATTGGCAGTTGCTGACGCTGGCCCGACCGGGCGAAGCGGTGGCAACTCGCCTCGAGCACATCAATTTTGAAAAGCGCTTATGGGTAATCCCGGCGAACCGCATGAAAAAGAACAGGGAGCATGACGTTCCCTTGTCTGACATGGCCATCGCGTTGCTGCGGGCAATCTGGCCCGAAAATCAAACCGAAGGCTTTTTGTTTCCTGCACTGATTAAATCCAGGCGGGCGGTCACTGGCCACATTCAGGTGGGTTATGTGCTGCGCTGGCTGAAAATCATGGGACTGGCAGGGCAGACGACCTCGCATGGTTTCCGGTCGCTTGCGAGTACAACGCTGAACGAATCCGGCTTGTGGCGCCCGGACGTGATCGAGATGGCCTTGGCGCACGTGCAGAGCGACAGGGTGCGTGCTGCGTATAACCGGGCGCGCTATATGCCGGAACGCGTCGCCATGCTGCAATGGTGGGCCGATCATATCCGACGGCACCTTGCACAGGTTCCTAACCCCACGGGCCGGATTCCGGCGTTTCTGGCCGACCGGGCGCCACTCTCTACGCGGACTGATCGGCGTTGA
- a CDS encoding Tim44 domain-containing protein encodes MRSHTSGSRLFIILLAFAVALAGPVQAKRLGSGRSTGMQRNQITRPAPTTPAQSPAQPPVQPAQPAPQQPQRSSLVPALAGAAVGAAAGYALARNGDHASGTASDGGGLPWGWLILLGGLTLAGFMFLRRRERPVVDPYPETRPVPGWNDSAKVNTQNQKVYRIGEGVMQSGQSAPASLPDGTDTQAFLRHAKASFQHLQAMNSPEQLEELRKYLTPELFTALHGEIEENREIADFPALNIDLLDISDESAHLVASVRFKGQVSEYVNAPVEAFEEVWHFTKQKAPAARWLLAGIEQTH; translated from the coding sequence ATGCGTAGTCATACTTCGGGATCACGTTTATTCATTATTTTGCTGGCGTTTGCCGTGGCACTTGCTGGCCCGGTGCAGGCAAAACGATTAGGTAGCGGCCGTTCAACCGGCATGCAACGTAATCAGATTACTCGTCCCGCCCCCACTACCCCGGCCCAATCTCCAGCGCAGCCACCTGTTCAACCGGCACAGCCTGCGCCGCAACAACCACAGCGTTCGTCGCTGGTACCCGCGCTAGCGGGGGCAGCGGTTGGGGCTGCTGCAGGTTATGCCCTCGCCAGGAACGGCGACCATGCTTCCGGCACTGCTAGCGACGGTGGCGGCTTGCCGTGGGGCTGGCTGATTCTGTTGGGCGGTCTGACGCTGGCCGGCTTCATGTTCTTGCGTCGGCGCGAGCGCCCGGTGGTAGATCCGTATCCGGAAACCCGGCCAGTGCCGGGCTGGAACGACTCTGCCAAGGTCAATACCCAGAACCAGAAGGTTTACCGGATTGGCGAAGGCGTCATGCAAAGTGGCCAGTCCGCACCGGCGAGTCTCCCGGATGGCACCGACACGCAAGCCTTTCTGCGTCATGCCAAAGCCAGCTTCCAGCACTTGCAGGCAATGAACTCGCCAGAACAACTGGAAGAATTGCGCAAATATCTGACGCCGGAACTCTTCACTGCGCTGCACGGTGAAATTGAAGAGAACCGGGAAATTGCTGATTTCCCGGCGCTGAATATTGATTTGCTGGATATCAGCGATGAATCCGCGCATCTGGTCGCCAGCGTGCGTTTCAAAGGTCAGGTCAGTGAGTACGTTAACGCGCCGGTTGAAGCGTTTGAAGAGGTATGGCACTTCACCAAGCAAAAGGCACCCGCTGCGCGCTGGCTGCTTGCAGGCATAGAACAAACCCATTGA
- a CDS encoding dihydroneopterin aldolase, with product MDIIFLHGVRAKTLIGWYDWERLAPQVVELDLEIGLPSARASVSDNLTDTIDYDKVVQHLRQAMAEQHFLLLEALAEHIAHLIMQDFSAPWTKVSVTKLGILHEVGRVGVTIERGQRK from the coding sequence ATGGACATCATTTTTCTGCACGGCGTACGCGCCAAAACCCTTATTGGCTGGTATGACTGGGAGCGTCTCGCCCCCCAAGTCGTTGAACTCGACCTGGAAATCGGTCTACCTTCCGCACGCGCCAGCGTTTCCGACAATCTGACCGACACCATCGATTACGACAAGGTCGTTCAGCATTTGCGCCAGGCCATGGCTGAACAGCACTTTCTGCTGCTTGAAGCGCTGGCCGAACACATTGCACATCTGATCATGCAGGATTTCTCTGCACCATGGACCAAAGTGTCGGTTACCAAGTTGGGTATCCTGCATGAAGTGGGTCGGGTTGGGGTGACTATCGAGCGCGGGCAACGCAAATAA
- a CDS encoding YciI family protein, whose product MFLLNVSYSQNPAAVEPHIASHGAWVKQYVEAGVFVAAGPKRNGLGGVILAQVASRAQLDDILAQDSYVMTNVATYQIEEFDFKITQPEVAALKAV is encoded by the coding sequence ATGTTTTTACTGAATGTGAGTTACAGCCAGAACCCGGCCGCAGTTGAACCGCATATCGCCAGTCACGGGGCGTGGGTAAAGCAATATGTGGAAGCGGGCGTGTTTGTAGCGGCGGGGCCAAAGCGCAATGGTCTGGGTGGAGTGATTTTGGCGCAAGTCGCTTCACGCGCTCAACTCGACGATATCCTGGCGCAAGACAGTTATGTAATGACCAACGTCGCAACCTATCAAATTGAAGAATTTGATTTCAAGATTACTCAGCCCGAAGTGGCCGCGCTTAAAGCCGTCTAA
- a CDS encoding Crp/Fnr family transcriptional regulator, protein MDTTLKNFLSQIPAFEGFSDEDLEVIQHAAVRRHLPKGTFLFREGDPGEAMYLLVEGRTRSFTSDNQGKEFVFLIGEAGDVFGETSMIDDEPRSWSTQVEEDSTFLMFTKQDFRTALDAYPQIKDKLILALARMVRRLSATMKNLALLDVYGRVRALFEGMVTENPDGTMMISEPLTQQAIADRVGSSREMIARILKELVFGGYVRLENKRIILLQKMPERF, encoded by the coding sequence ATGGACACAACGTTGAAGAACTTCCTAAGCCAGATTCCAGCATTTGAAGGGTTTTCTGACGAAGACCTTGAAGTCATCCAGCACGCAGCGGTGCGTCGGCACCTGCCTAAAGGCACCTTCCTGTTTCGCGAGGGCGATCCGGGCGAAGCCATGTATCTGCTGGTTGAAGGGCGCACCCGCTCGTTTACCAGCGACAACCAGGGCAAGGAATTCGTATTCCTGATCGGTGAAGCAGGCGATGTGTTTGGCGAAACTTCGATGATCGATGATGAGCCGCGCAGCTGGTCGACCCAAGTCGAAGAAGACTCTACCTTCCTGATGTTTACCAAACAGGATTTCCGCACTGCGCTGGACGCCTACCCACAGATCAAAGACAAACTGATCCTGGCACTGGCCCGCATGGTACGGCGCCTTTCCGCCACCATGAAAAATCTGGCCCTGCTGGATGTTTATGGTCGCGTACGCGCTTTGTTTGAAGGCATGGTTACCGAAAACCCGGACGGCACCATGATGATTTCCGAGCCCCTCACTCAGCAAGCCATTGCTGACCGCGTTGGTTCTTCGCGCGAAATGATTGCGCGGATTCTGAAAGAATTGGTGTTTGGTGGTTACGTGCGCCTGGAAAACAAACGCATTATCTTGCTGCAAAAAATGCCTGAGCGTTTCTGA
- a CDS encoding sensor domain-containing diguanylate cyclase, with protein MIVPPIPHNETARLQALNQLNLLGSSEPDPALDRLTRLAAKVIGVESALISLVAADFQHFKSCYGFTGLQTARDISFCGHTILGDELMLIPDARLDPRFSDNPVVTGPPYIRFYAGKALKTLSGFRIGSLCIFDPQPRDLDEEGVRMLLDVTTLVQKELYAREFALRASVSQARADQEITRQESLFRSTFDQAAVGVAHRSLDGTWLRLNEHFASLLGYTAESLLQVPLTQLLGEDGTQRLRAVRQRLLDGGNNERCEEQLIHRDGYLVWLELTFSVFRGDNGQPWFFVLIAQDISIRKQTEAELHALQEGLKKEIAQQTQQLSAANASLASTLDELKATQNQTLQTKRRLSETLATALEAFVGVTQDGTIVDWNQQATETFGWTREEAMGNNFADLIILTENREQTRQAVYAFVEHAAQPALFERGEMMARHKNGHPIPVEKTVSSIFVNDRYLFNIFLHDISDRRQAEDLLRDSREQLQTITDNLPVLIGYIESDLRCRYLNATYQEWFDRDPHLLMHRPIPEVITPHEWAQLESHVSEAMQGRKHSWDMVVDRGGRRREVRMTLIPDRANDGQIRGVYLLGVDLTDRKRLEETLRREALEDALTGLPNRRALLQLINTALGRQQRQAKPFAVFFLDLDGFKAVNDRFGHDAGDEVLKTFGKRLRASVRKIDAVARLAGDEFTILLEDLQDARQDAARVAEKIVQSMQEPFLLENGQVTLSTSIGIAIHMPGDSLDAEALLNAADTAMYEVKQATKNGYRFAKPKPAQSDPD; from the coding sequence ATGATTGTCCCGCCGATTCCGCACAATGAAACCGCCCGATTGCAGGCGCTTAACCAACTTAACCTGCTCGGTAGCAGCGAACCCGATCCGGCGCTGGACCGGCTCACGCGTCTGGCCGCCAAGGTAATTGGGGTGGAAAGCGCCCTGATCTCGCTGGTCGCCGCCGACTTCCAGCACTTCAAATCCTGCTACGGCTTTACCGGCTTGCAAACCGCACGGGACATCTCTTTCTGCGGTCATACCATTCTGGGGGATGAGCTGATGCTGATCCCTGATGCCAGACTCGATCCACGTTTTAGCGATAACCCCGTTGTCACCGGTCCGCCCTACATCCGCTTCTATGCAGGCAAGGCGCTCAAAACCCTGAGCGGCTTCCGGATTGGTTCTCTGTGCATTTTTGATCCACAACCGCGCGACCTTGATGAAGAAGGTGTGCGCATGTTGCTGGACGTCACCACACTGGTGCAAAAGGAACTCTACGCACGCGAGTTCGCGTTGCGCGCATCGGTCTCCCAAGCCCGAGCCGATCAGGAAATAACCCGGCAAGAAAGCTTGTTCCGCAGCACTTTCGACCAGGCAGCAGTAGGCGTTGCCCATCGCAGTCTTGATGGCACCTGGCTACGGCTGAATGAACATTTTGCCAGCCTGCTCGGTTATACCGCCGAGTCGCTGTTGCAAGTCCCGTTAACACAACTCCTGGGAGAGGACGGTACGCAGCGATTGCGGGCCGTGCGCCAGCGCCTGCTGGATGGTGGAAACAATGAACGTTGCGAAGAACAACTCATTCATCGCGACGGCTATCTGGTCTGGCTTGAACTCACCTTTTCCGTCTTTCGCGGAGACAACGGACAGCCGTGGTTTTTCGTGCTGATAGCGCAGGATATTTCGATCCGCAAGCAAACCGAAGCTGAGTTGCACGCCCTGCAAGAAGGCTTGAAGAAAGAAATTGCCCAGCAGACTCAGCAACTTTCCGCAGCCAATGCGTCGCTGGCCAGCACACTGGATGAACTCAAAGCCACCCAGAATCAAACGCTGCAAACCAAACGGCGCCTCAGTGAAACTCTGGCCACCGCGCTGGAGGCTTTCGTCGGCGTCACGCAAGACGGCACCATCGTTGACTGGAACCAGCAAGCGACCGAAACCTTCGGCTGGACCCGCGAAGAGGCCATGGGCAACAATTTTGCCGACCTCATCATTCTGACGGAAAACCGTGAACAGACCCGTCAGGCCGTTTACGCGTTTGTTGAACACGCCGCACAGCCCGCGTTATTCGAGCGCGGCGAGATGATGGCGCGCCACAAGAATGGCCACCCTATTCCGGTGGAGAAAACGGTATCTTCCATTTTTGTGAATGACCGTTATCTCTTCAATATTTTCCTGCATGATATTTCTGATCGCAGACAGGCCGAAGATCTGTTGCGCGACAGTCGCGAGCAATTGCAGACCATCACCGACAATTTGCCGGTGCTGATCGGATACATTGAGTCTGACCTGCGTTGCCGCTACCTGAATGCCACCTACCAGGAATGGTTTGACCGCGATCCGCATTTGCTGATGCATCGGCCCATTCCGGAGGTCATTACGCCTCATGAGTGGGCGCAACTTGAGTCGCATGTGAGCGAGGCAATGCAGGGCCGCAAACATAGCTGGGACATGGTGGTAGATCGCGGTGGCCGGCGGCGCGAAGTGCGCATGACCTTGATTCCCGACCGCGCGAATGATGGGCAAATACGGGGCGTCTACTTGCTCGGCGTAGATTTAACCGATCGCAAACGACTGGAAGAAACGTTGCGGCGCGAAGCGCTGGAAGATGCGCTCACCGGCCTGCCCAATCGGCGGGCTCTTTTGCAGCTCATCAATACGGCACTCGGTCGCCAGCAACGCCAGGCAAAACCGTTTGCGGTGTTTTTCCTCGATCTGGATGGCTTTAAAGCAGTGAACGACCGCTTCGGTCATGATGCTGGCGACGAGGTGCTGAAGACTTTTGGCAAACGCCTGCGTGCCAGTGTCCGCAAAATTGATGCCGTGGCGCGACTGGCAGGCGATGAGTTCACCATTCTGCTTGAAGACTTGCAAGACGCCCGCCAGGACGCCGCCCGCGTAGCCGAGAAAATTGTGCAATCCATGCAGGAGCCTTTCCTGCTGGAAAACGGTCAGGTCACGCTTTCGACCAGCATCGGCATAGCCATTCACATGCCAGGCGACTCACTTGATGCTGAAGCCCTGCTCAATGCTGCGGATACGGCGATGTACGAGGTCAAGCAAGCGACCAAAAATGGTTATCGTTTTGCCAAGCCCAAGCCAGCGCAAAGCGACCCCGACTAG
- a CDS encoding DUF2325 domain-containing protein: MNAYLVGADTLGNIPDVLQQYGIAIHKHVSGRNAAHQRKPATLKGVDLIILFTDFLGHNVMRHYREMAHEENIRFVACRRSVCALSQSLDKVCSPKQCEACPAKKKH, translated from the coding sequence ATGAACGCTTACCTCGTCGGTGCAGACACTTTGGGCAATATCCCGGACGTGCTGCAACAATATGGCATTGCGATTCACAAACACGTGTCCGGCCGCAACGCCGCGCATCAACGCAAACCGGCAACGCTCAAAGGCGTTGACCTGATTATCTTGTTTACCGATTTTCTGGGGCACAACGTGATGCGCCATTACCGCGAAATGGCGCACGAAGAGAACATCCGCTTTGTCGCTTGCCGTCGCTCGGTATGTGCGTTGTCGCAAAGCCTGGATAAAGTCTGTTCGCCCAAACAGTGCGAAGCCTGCCCGGCTAAGAAAAAGCACTAA
- a CDS encoding NAD(P)H-quinone oxidoreductase yields MTMQAVLQTEPGGPETLHLGQTSRPQPAAGQLLVKVAAAGINRADLAQRAGNYPPPPGESNILGMEIAGRVVEVGTGVTQFAVGDRVMGLVGGGGYAEYCLLQSQLAIPVPTGMDAVAAASLPEAWMTTWFNLVDLGGLHAGQRVLIHAGASGIGSAGIQLCKSFGAWVAVTAGGPEKCAYCRDLGADMVIDYKQQDFATELKSAGGVDLILDGVGGDYLPRNQACLNADGQIILIGMLRGLSAEANMGLLLIKRQTLRGSTLRPQPLAVKGRLAQALRDHVLPLIQAGKLRVTVAREFDWTQVADAHRYVAAGHNLGKVILRVGADD; encoded by the coding sequence ATGACCATGCAAGCGGTATTGCAAACCGAACCCGGTGGCCCGGAAACGCTTCACTTGGGGCAAACATCACGGCCACAGCCCGCTGCCGGGCAGTTGCTGGTCAAAGTAGCTGCCGCCGGGATCAACCGCGCCGATCTGGCGCAGCGTGCAGGTAATTATCCGCCGCCGCCAGGCGAGTCCAATATTCTGGGTATGGAGATTGCCGGGCGCGTGGTCGAAGTGGGCACTGGCGTCACGCAGTTTGCGGTTGGTGATCGCGTGATGGGTCTGGTTGGCGGCGGTGGCTACGCTGAATACTGTTTGCTGCAAAGCCAGTTAGCCATTCCGGTTCCGACAGGCATGGATGCGGTTGCCGCTGCCAGCTTGCCCGAAGCCTGGATGACCACCTGGTTCAATCTGGTTGATCTGGGGGGATTGCACGCCGGCCAGCGCGTGCTGATTCACGCTGGCGCCAGCGGTATTGGCAGCGCTGGCATCCAGTTGTGTAAATCCTTTGGCGCGTGGGTGGCCGTGACGGCGGGTGGCCCGGAGAAATGCGCGTATTGCCGCGATCTGGGCGCCGATATGGTGATTGACTACAAACAGCAGGATTTTGCCACCGAGCTGAAGAGTGCTGGCGGTGTCGATCTGATTCTGGATGGGGTAGGCGGGGATTATCTGCCACGCAATCAGGCCTGTTTGAACGCCGATGGGCAGATCATCTTGATTGGCATGCTGCGCGGGCTGAGTGCCGAAGCCAATATGGGCTTGTTGTTGATCAAGCGGCAAACGCTGCGGGGTTCGACCCTGCGCCCGCAACCATTGGCCGTAAAAGGCCGTTTGGCACAGGCTCTGCGCGATCACGTGCTGCCCTTGATACAGGCCGGTAAATTACGGGTAACGGTTGCCAGGGAGTTTGACTGGACTCAGGTCGCTGATGCGCATCGCTATGTGGCGGCAGGGCACAACCTGGGCAAGGTGATATTGCGGGTAGGGGCCGACGATTGA
- a CDS encoding toprim domain-containing protein, translating into MLMAFRGLSMWEAMQDAINWLGGAETFSGLAPSPEVLARQRRVEAAKLKREQEKTASSNFARWRNAFPVTASDPVGLYLKHRGLPLASYPSVLRYLPSLDYWQRDTGGLLQRVGSYPAMLAAVLLPDGKLVALHQTYLTPDGRKAPVPEAKKWTRTSAKPAGAAVRLYRPGECLCVAEGIETALAVHASSRHPVWAGLSAYGLRHIWIPPEVKRVFIYGDHDTNEEQAGQRAAHALADRLRDEGRAATVFIPERPGADWLDVFNEE; encoded by the coding sequence ATGTTGATGGCGTTTCGCGGATTGAGCATGTGGGAAGCCATGCAGGACGCGATCAACTGGCTGGGGGGGGCCGAGACGTTTAGCGGATTGGCGCCGTCACCCGAAGTCCTGGCGCGGCAACGGCGGGTTGAAGCGGCAAAGCTCAAGCGGGAACAAGAAAAGACGGCCTCAAGCAACTTTGCCCGCTGGCGTAACGCGTTTCCCGTGACCGCAAGTGATCCGGTCGGGCTTTACCTCAAGCACCGCGGCTTGCCGCTGGCCAGCTACCCCAGCGTTCTGCGTTATCTGCCGTCGCTGGATTACTGGCAACGCGATACGGGCGGGCTATTGCAGCGGGTGGGATCGTATCCGGCCATGTTGGCGGCGGTCCTCCTGCCCGACGGCAAGCTGGTGGCATTGCATCAAACCTACCTGACGCCAGACGGGCGCAAGGCGCCCGTACCCGAGGCGAAAAAGTGGACGCGCACCAGCGCCAAGCCTGCCGGGGCTGCAGTGCGGTTGTATCGCCCTGGTGAGTGCTTGTGCGTGGCGGAAGGGATTGAAACCGCGCTGGCCGTGCATGCGTCCAGCCGCCACCCGGTATGGGCCGGATTGTCGGCCTACGGCTTGCGCCATATCTGGATCCCGCCCGAGGTCAAGCGGGTATTTATCTATGGCGACCACGACACCAACGAGGAACAGGCCGGGCAGCGCGCGGCGCACGCATTGGCGGATCGGCTG
- a CDS encoding LysR family transcriptional regulator produces the protein MDRLLGMQVFVRVVDLGGFTAASVEFGISPTMVGKHIRELETRLGARLLNRTTRRQSLTEAGRTYYQRRRQALVEVEAADASVDQLRAAPRGELRISAPTSYGACQLAPALTDFLQDFPEISASLHLNDRVIDLVEDGFDVAFRIGTLSDSGLIARPLKPYRMMLCASPAYLARHGTPQTPGDLARHECMDFLRWENEHTWRMFGKDGEMQVQVPARLTINNGIALRNAALAGFGIVLQTEAVLADDLASGRLVQLLPDYAPPARPMHLIYQADRQPTPKLSEFIRFALERFGL, from the coding sequence ATGGATCGGCTGTTAGGTATGCAGGTATTTGTCAGAGTGGTTGATCTGGGTGGATTTACCGCAGCGTCGGTGGAATTTGGCATTTCCCCAACCATGGTGGGCAAACATATCCGTGAACTGGAAACCCGTTTGGGCGCCCGTTTGCTCAATCGCACCACGCGCAGGCAAAGCCTGACCGAAGCGGGTCGCACCTACTATCAGCGCCGCCGCCAGGCGTTGGTCGAGGTAGAAGCCGCCGATGCCAGTGTGGATCAGTTGCGCGCGGCGCCACGTGGCGAATTGCGTATCAGCGCCCCGACCTCGTATGGCGCTTGCCAACTTGCGCCCGCGCTGACCGACTTTCTGCAAGATTTTCCGGAGATCAGTGCGTCTTTGCACTTGAATGACCGGGTGATTGATCTGGTCGAAGATGGCTTTGACGTGGCTTTTCGCATCGGTACGCTTTCCGATTCCGGGCTCATTGCCCGCCCACTCAAGCCCTATCGCATGATGCTGTGCGCCAGCCCGGCCTATCTGGCCCGCCATGGCACACCGCAGACACCAGGAGATCTGGCCAGGCATGAATGCATGGATTTCTTGCGCTGGGAGAACGAACACACCTGGCGCATGTTTGGCAAAGATGGCGAGATGCAGGTGCAAGTCCCCGCCCGCTTAACCATCAATAACGGTATAGCGTTACGCAATGCCGCGCTGGCAGGCTTTGGGATCGTTCTGCAAACTGAAGCCGTGCTGGCCGATGATCTGGCCAGTGGTCGACTGGTACAACTGCTGCCCGACTACGCACCCCCTGCCCGGCCCATGCATCTGATTTATCAAGCCGACCGCCAGCCAACGCCCAAGCTCAGTGAGTTCATTCGCTTTGCGCTGGAACGCTTTGGCCTATAA